One Paracidovorax avenae ATCC 19860 genomic region harbors:
- a CDS encoding HipA family kinase — MRSITVSRYVTPLREGGSMPAVVEGDDLGVYVLKFRGAGQGVRALMAEIIAGGIARALELPVPEIVLAQLDPALAQTEPDPEIQDLIRASAGLNVALDYLSGAVNFDPAVDRVTPGFASRLVWFDALVGNVDRTARNTNLLVWHRNPWLIDHGASLTFHHAWNGAVAQPARPFAPIADHVLLSQATELAAVDAGLAARLTPQCLQAVLAEVPDLFLAQAAEGHGGGQGDGPLADPAAHRQAYVDYFLARLAGRQAWLQGAIDARG; from the coding sequence GTGCGTTCCATCACCGTAAGCCGCTACGTCACGCCGCTGCGCGAGGGCGGCTCCATGCCGGCCGTCGTCGAGGGCGACGACCTCGGCGTCTATGTCCTCAAGTTCCGTGGCGCCGGGCAGGGCGTGCGCGCGCTCATGGCCGAGATCATCGCCGGCGGCATCGCCCGTGCGCTGGAATTGCCCGTGCCCGAGATCGTGCTGGCCCAGCTCGACCCGGCGCTCGCGCAGACCGAGCCCGACCCCGAGATCCAGGACCTGATCCGCGCGAGCGCCGGGCTGAACGTGGCGCTCGACTATCTCTCCGGCGCCGTGAACTTCGATCCGGCGGTGGACCGCGTCACGCCCGGTTTCGCCTCGCGCCTCGTCTGGTTCGACGCACTCGTGGGTAACGTGGACCGCACCGCGCGCAACACCAACCTGCTGGTGTGGCACCGCAACCCGTGGCTGATCGACCATGGCGCATCGCTCACCTTCCACCACGCCTGGAACGGCGCGGTGGCGCAGCCCGCCAGACCGTTCGCGCCGATCGCCGACCACGTGCTGCTGTCCCAGGCCACGGAACTGGCGGCAGTGGATGCCGGACTGGCGGCGCGCCTGACCCCTCAATGCCTGCAGGCGGTGCTGGCCGAGGTGCCCGACCTGTTCCTGGCGCAGGCGGCAGAGGGCCACGGGGGCGGGCAGGGCGACGGGCCGCTCGCCGATCCGGCAGCGCACCGGCAGGCCTATGTCGATTACTTCCTGGCGCGGCTCGCGGGCCGGCAGGCCTGGCTGCAGGGGGCGATCGATGCACGCGGCTGA
- a CDS encoding cobyric acid synthase — MTARCIMVLGTSSGAGKSWLATALCRWFSDQGLRVAPFKAQNMSNNARVVAAPGGGQGEIGSAQYFQALAARAEPEVRMNPVLLKPEADTRSQVVLMGQVSEELTRMPWRGRSVHVWPHVATALDALRAENDVVVIEGAGSPAEINLHANDIVNMRVARHAGAHALLVTDIDRGGAFAHLYGTWALLPEDERALIQGFVLNKFRGDAALLAPAPDMLRERTGVPTVATIPMQWRHGLPEEDGVFDDAGHVRAGAGGAVHTTVAVVAYPRISNLDEFQPLKGVPGLRLVWARSPAEVAGADWIVLPGSKATAADLAWLRAQGLDAAIAAHAARGGRVLGICGGLQMLGEALIDTHGVDGNAPGLGLLPLVTAFEPAKTVRRTRTAFGALQGAWSALSGVAVQGYEIHHGRTAQHPAMAAAGDVAHQAIPGLAWQNARGNVLGLYLHGLFEDADALRALFGADVPTLDAVFDRLARGVDEWFDPAWRAVQRAGR, encoded by the coding sequence ATGACCGCCCGCTGCATCATGGTGCTCGGCACCTCCAGCGGCGCCGGCAAGAGCTGGCTCGCCACCGCGCTGTGCCGCTGGTTCAGCGACCAGGGCCTGCGCGTCGCGCCGTTCAAGGCGCAGAACATGAGCAACAACGCGCGCGTGGTGGCGGCGCCGGGAGGAGGGCAGGGCGAGATCGGCAGCGCGCAGTATTTCCAGGCGCTGGCCGCGCGCGCCGAGCCCGAGGTGCGCATGAACCCGGTGCTGCTCAAGCCCGAGGCGGACACGCGCAGCCAGGTGGTGCTGATGGGGCAGGTGAGCGAAGAACTCACGCGCATGCCCTGGCGCGGGCGCAGCGTGCACGTCTGGCCGCACGTGGCCACGGCGCTCGATGCGCTGCGGGCCGAAAACGACGTCGTGGTGATCGAAGGCGCGGGCTCGCCGGCCGAGATCAACCTGCACGCGAACGACATCGTCAACATGCGCGTGGCGCGGCATGCGGGCGCGCACGCGCTGCTGGTGACCGACATCGACCGCGGCGGCGCCTTCGCCCACCTCTACGGCACCTGGGCGCTGCTGCCCGAGGACGAGCGCGCGCTGATCCAGGGCTTCGTGCTCAACAAGTTCCGCGGCGACGCCGCGCTGCTCGCGCCTGCGCCGGACATGCTGCGCGAGCGCACGGGCGTGCCCACGGTGGCCACCATCCCCATGCAGTGGCGCCACGGCCTGCCGGAAGAGGACGGCGTGTTCGACGATGCCGGCCACGTGCGCGCGGGCGCCGGTGGCGCGGTGCACACGACCGTGGCGGTGGTGGCGTATCCGCGCATCAGCAACCTCGACGAGTTCCAGCCGCTCAAGGGCGTTCCGGGCCTGCGGCTCGTATGGGCGCGCAGCCCGGCCGAGGTGGCCGGTGCCGACTGGATCGTGCTGCCCGGCTCCAAGGCCACCGCGGCCGACCTGGCCTGGCTGCGCGCCCAGGGGCTGGATGCCGCCATTGCCGCCCACGCCGCGCGCGGCGGCCGCGTGCTGGGCATCTGCGGCGGCCTGCAGATGCTGGGCGAGGCGCTGATCGACACCCATGGCGTGGACGGCAATGCGCCCGGCCTGGGCCTGCTGCCGCTGGTCACTGCGTTCGAGCCGGCCAAGACCGTGCGCCGCACGCGCACCGCCTTCGGCGCGCTGCAGGGCGCCTGGAGCGCGCTCTCGGGCGTGGCGGTGCAGGGCTACGAGATCCACCACGGCCGCACCGCACAGCACCCGGCCATGGCCGCGGCCGGCGATGTGGCGCACCAGGCGATTCCCGGCCTGGCGTGGCAGAACGCGCGCGGCAACGTGCTGGGCCTGTACCTGCACGGCCTGTTCGAGGATGCGGACGCGCTGCGCGCGCTCTTCGGCGCTGACGTGCCCACGCTGGACGCGGTGTTCGACCGGCTGGCGCGCGGCGTGGACGAATGGTTCGACCCCGCCTGGCGCGCGGTGCAGCGCGCCGGCCGATGA
- a CDS encoding aminotransferase class I/II-fold pyridoxal phosphate-dependent enzyme — translation MTRQALDGGAGAQGLPVHGGPDALGVPLHDFSTNANACGPCPAALAAVRGADAARYPDPAYTALREALGAWHGVAPGRILPAASASEFIHRFTAWAARQGVAGVAVPAHAYGDYARAARAWGLPLLASPGPGAEEGAKKDSGKAVLHWACEPGSPLGTPDPGLEAWHARAAIDSGAPDTDLRIVDCAYAPLRLESAGGPLPANAWQLWTPNKALGLTGVRAAYAIAPACVPQRELEALQALAPSWPIGAHGVAMLSAWTAPQVQEWLAASLGTLRVWKAAQQALCEGMGWAVLAGSRANYFVARPPVADLAPCLQALRLQGVKLRDCGSFGLPGCVRLGVLPPASQQALQAAWQAARPATAA, via the coding sequence ATGACGCGACAGGCGCTCGACGGCGGCGCGGGCGCACAGGGCTTGCCGGTGCATGGCGGCCCGGATGCCCTGGGCGTTCCGCTGCATGATTTTTCCACCAACGCGAATGCCTGCGGGCCCTGTCCGGCCGCCCTGGCGGCCGTGCGCGGGGCCGATGCCGCGCGCTATCCCGATCCGGCCTACACCGCGCTGCGCGAGGCCCTGGGCGCATGGCACGGCGTGGCGCCCGGGCGCATCCTGCCGGCCGCGAGCGCCAGCGAATTCATCCACCGCTTCACGGCGTGGGCCGCACGGCAGGGCGTGGCCGGGGTGGCGGTGCCCGCGCATGCCTATGGCGACTATGCGCGCGCGGCCCGGGCCTGGGGCCTGCCGCTGCTCGCGTCCCCGGGGCCGGGAGCGGAGGAGGGTGCGAAGAAGGATTCCGGGAAGGCCGTGCTGCACTGGGCCTGCGAACCCGGCAGTCCGCTCGGCACGCCCGATCCTGGCCTGGAGGCATGGCACGCGCGGGCTGCCATCGATAGCGGCGCGCCGGATACCGACCTGCGCATCGTCGATTGCGCCTACGCGCCGCTGCGGCTGGAGTCCGCCGGTGGCCCGCTGCCCGCGAACGCATGGCAGCTCTGGACGCCCAACAAGGCCCTGGGCCTCACGGGCGTGCGCGCTGCCTATGCCATCGCGCCGGCCTGCGTACCGCAGCGCGAGCTGGAGGCGCTGCAGGCGCTGGCGCCCTCCTGGCCGATCGGCGCGCACGGGGTCGCGATGCTGTCGGCCTGGACGGCGCCGCAGGTGCAGGAGTGGCTTGCCGCGTCGCTGGGCACGCTGCGCGTATGGAAGGCGGCCCAGCAGGCGTTGTGCGAAGGCATGGGCTGGGCCGTGCTGGCCGGAAGCCGTGCCAACTATTTCGTGGCCCGCCCCCCGGTGGCCGACCTGGCGCCCTGTCTGCAGGCCCTGCGGCTGCAGGGTGTGAAGCTGCGCGACTGCGGCAGCTTCGGGCTGCCCGGCTGCGTGCGGCTCGGCGTGCTGCCGCCGGCATCGCAGCAGGCATTGCAAGCCGCATGGCAGGCAGCGCGGCCGGCCACCGCGGCATGA
- the cobT gene encoding nicotinate-nucleotide--dimethylbenzimidazole phosphoribosyltransferase has protein sequence MTTKSSTPAAATARPEDAALAARLRHRMDHKTKPLGALGRLEALAVRIGCILGTESPELNAPQMLVCAADHGIAARGVSAYPSEVTAQMVENFLAGGAAVSVLARQHGLALTVADCGVAAPVPPRDGAPGMPRLLSHCRVAAGTADASAGPAMTAQQCAQAVENGRSIVRALPGNALLLGEMGIGNTSVASLLLARLCGIALEDCTGAGTGLDADGIARKRAVLRQALEANAAATAPLDALAALGGLEVATLAGAVLQAAAERRVVVVDGFITSAAVLVASRIDPAVLDCCVFSHRSGEPGHAHLLAALGAEPLLDLGLRLGEGSGAALAWPLLVSACAILREMASFEQAGVSRQRD, from the coding sequence ATGACCACGAAGTCCTCCACCCCGGCCGCTGCCACGGCACGGCCCGAAGATGCTGCCCTGGCCGCGCGCCTGCGCCACCGCATGGACCACAAGACCAAGCCGCTGGGCGCGCTCGGCCGGCTCGAAGCGCTGGCCGTGCGCATCGGCTGCATCCTCGGCACCGAGTCGCCGGAACTGAACGCTCCGCAGATGCTGGTCTGCGCGGCGGACCACGGCATCGCCGCGCGCGGCGTCTCGGCCTATCCCAGCGAGGTCACCGCCCAGATGGTGGAGAACTTCCTGGCGGGCGGCGCGGCGGTGAGCGTGCTCGCGCGCCAGCACGGGCTGGCCCTCACGGTGGCCGACTGCGGCGTGGCGGCACCCGTCCCGCCGCGCGACGGTGCCCCGGGCATGCCGCGCCTGCTGAGCCACTGCCGGGTGGCGGCCGGCACCGCCGATGCGTCGGCGGGCCCCGCCATGACGGCGCAGCAGTGCGCCCAGGCCGTGGAGAACGGCCGCTCCATCGTCCGCGCCCTGCCGGGCAATGCGCTGCTGCTGGGAGAGATGGGCATCGGCAACACCTCGGTGGCCAGCCTGCTGCTCGCGCGCCTGTGCGGCATCGCGCTGGAGGACTGCACCGGGGCCGGCACCGGTCTGGACGCCGACGGCATCGCGCGCAAGCGGGCCGTGTTGCGGCAGGCGCTGGAGGCCAATGCTGCCGCCACCGCGCCGCTCGATGCGCTGGCCGCCCTGGGCGGGCTGGAGGTGGCGACCCTCGCGGGCGCCGTGCTGCAGGCCGCGGCGGAGCGCCGCGTGGTCGTGGTCGATGGCTTCATCACCAGCGCCGCGGTGCTGGTGGCCAGCCGGATCGATCCGGCCGTGCTGGACTGCTGCGTGTTCTCGCACCGCTCCGGCGAGCCGGGGCATGCGCACCTGCTCGCGGCGCTGGGCGCCGAGCCGCTGCTGGACCTGGGCCTGCGCCTGGGCGAGGGCTCGGGCGCGGCGCTGGCGTGGCCGCTGCTCGTTTCCGCCTGCGCGATCCTGCGCGAGATGGCGAGCTTCGAGCAGGCCGGCGTTTCGCGCCAGCGCGACTGA
- a CDS encoding DUF3037 domain-containing protein, which yields MHAADVYDYAIVRVVPRVEREEFINAGVILSCQRSGFLQAATALDEARLLALDPQADLDTVRRHLGAIVAICAGDAGCGPIAALPYRARFHWLTARRSAIIQTSPVHTGRCTDAAAALEHIMDRMVRR from the coding sequence ATGCACGCGGCTGACGTCTATGACTACGCCATCGTGCGCGTGGTGCCGCGCGTGGAGCGCGAGGAATTCATCAATGCCGGCGTGATCCTCTCGTGCCAGCGGTCCGGCTTCCTGCAGGCCGCGACCGCGCTCGACGAGGCACGCCTGCTCGCGCTCGACCCGCAGGCCGACCTGGACACGGTGCGGCGCCACCTGGGCGCCATCGTGGCCATCTGCGCGGGCGATGCGGGCTGCGGTCCGATCGCGGCGCTGCCCTACCGGGCCCGCTTCCACTGGCTCACCGCGCGGCGCAGCGCGATCATCCAGACCTCGCCCGTGCATACCGGGCGCTGCACGGACGCGGCGGCGGCGCTGGAGCACATCATGGACCGCATGGTCCGGCGCTGA
- a CDS encoding SDR family NAD(P)-dependent oxidoreductase: MASPSPQSTSADPSRRFAGKVVIVTGAGSGIGAATARRFSQEGAMVAIADLSDDKLAATRADLPADRTLAHPADVSKFEDVQALVAATVERFGHLDVMVNNAGIAVQGKVTEASLEDWQRVLATNVSGVFHGARVAMPHLLKTRGCIVNTSSVSGLGGDWDMSFYNTSKGAVSNFTRALALDHGKDGVRVNAVAPSLTFTGMTEDIKSDPELLAKFAERIPLGRGAEPEEIASVIAFLASPDAGFVTGVVLPVDGGVSASNGQPPQG; encoded by the coding sequence ATGGCATCCCCATCCCCGCAGTCCACTTCCGCCGACCCGTCCCGGCGCTTCGCCGGCAAGGTCGTCATCGTCACCGGGGCGGGCTCCGGCATCGGCGCCGCCACCGCGCGCCGCTTCTCGCAGGAAGGGGCGATGGTCGCCATCGCCGACCTGAGCGACGACAAGCTCGCCGCCACGCGCGCCGACCTGCCGGCGGACCGCACGCTCGCGCACCCGGCGGACGTCTCGAAGTTCGAAGACGTCCAGGCCCTGGTGGCAGCCACCGTCGAGCGTTTCGGCCACCTCGACGTCATGGTGAACAACGCCGGCATCGCCGTGCAGGGCAAGGTCACGGAGGCCAGCCTGGAGGACTGGCAGCGCGTCCTGGCCACCAATGTCTCCGGCGTGTTCCACGGCGCGCGCGTCGCCATGCCGCACCTGCTGAAGACCCGGGGCTGCATCGTCAATACCTCGTCGGTCTCGGGCCTGGGCGGCGACTGGGACATGAGCTTCTACAACACCTCCAAGGGCGCCGTCTCCAACTTCACCCGCGCGCTCGCGCTGGACCACGGCAAGGACGGCGTGCGCGTGAACGCCGTGGCGCCCAGCCTCACCTTCACGGGCATGACCGAGGACATCAAGAGCGATCCCGAACTGCTCGCCAAGTTCGCCGAACGCATCCCGCTGGGCCGCGGCGCCGAGCCCGAGGAGATCGCCTCCGTGATCGCTTTCCTCGCGAGCCCGGACGCCGGCTTCGTCACCGGCGTGGTGCTGCCGGTGGATGGCGGCGTGTCGGCATCGAACGGGCAGCCGCCGCAGGGCTGA